In one window of Candidatus Methylomirabilota bacterium DNA:
- a CDS encoding LLM class flavin-dependent oxidoreductase, with amino-acid sequence MGHRGLKFGIFLAPFHRIGENPTLAMARDMELIEWLDHLGYDEAWIGEHHSAGWEIIASPELTIAAAAE; translated from the coding sequence GACACCGTGGACTGAAGTTCGGCATCTTCCTCGCGCCATTCCATCGCATCGGCGAGAACCCGACGCTCGCCATGGCGCGCGACATGGAGCTGATCGAGTGGCTCGACCACCTCGGCTACGACGAGGCGTGGATCGGCGAGCACCACTCGGCGGGCTGGGAGATCATCGCCTCGCCCGAGCTGACGATCGCCGCCGCCGCCGAG